The following DNA comes from Fibrobacter sp..
AGTTTGAAGCATCTGTAAACAAGGTTGTTTACAAGAGATCTGGTATTGGTAAAAAACATCAGACAGTCGTTCTTCCTTTTTCCGCTTCGATTGGTGACTCTAAATGTTCTTTGACTGGCGCTAAATTTTACGCCATTGGAAAAAACGCAAGTGATAAGGAACCCTTCGTTGACAAGAATACAAGTGGTAAATGGATTGTACGCACTGGCAATAATCCTTTGAGTGAATTGGATGCTCATACTCCGTATATTGTTGTCTTTGAATCAAATCCCGCAGAATTTACAATTACCTGTCCTAATGCCATAAATATCAATACCAAAGCCTCTGCTCTGACCTTAAGTAAGGAAAACTGGGATTTTGTTGGCACTTATAGCGGAGAATCTTGGCCCGACGGTAATCGAAATATCTATGGTATGGCCGGTAAGGCAAAGGACTATACGTTCAATGTCAATGGCAAAGACTCTACAGTAAACGTTAATATTGGCGATTTCGTAAGGGCTGGTGCTGGCGCAAGTGTTCCGCCGATGAAAGCTTACCTTCGTTACGTTGGTTCTAGGGCTTTGTCTAAGGCTATTGCTAGTTCTGAACTTGACGATAATTCTCCGGAAAATACTCCCGAATTGATATCTGTAAAGATTCCCTTCCGTGAAGAAGCTTGCTTCTTGGAAGGTGATGAAATCATTGAATTCAAGACTGTGAACGGCAAGAAAACCGCTTGTATCGATGGCCAGTCTGAAGCTCGCTTGCAGACGCTCAGCATTCCTGAAGATGTTGAAGTTGACTCCGTTGTGTATAATAGAAAGTTTAAACAAAATGTCCTTTCTACAGTAATGTTCCCCTTTGGTGGTGAAATTCATGGTGTTTTTTATGGAGCTGAATTCTTTAGAATTGCTGATGTTCAGTATGTGGACTGGGCGGGGGGATGGACTGTTCTTGCTTGGCAGGTGGGTGAAAAAGCTGATGGAATTTTAATTGCGAATACCCCTTATATAATCAATCCGTATGAGGCTTCACAGCTTATTGATGGTGAGTATCTTCCGTTTTGTGTAGGTATTGCTAATTCCTGTGCAACATTGAATACAACAACGGGAAATAAGACTACGACAATAGGATCATGGTCCCTGCGCGGTACTTATGAAAAACTGGAATACGGAAAAGCCCCGTTTGCGGGTAGTGCCTATGGATTTGCTGTAGAGGGAAATTCAAGTGGTGTTACAGCTGGTAAATTTGTAAAAGCAAAAACTGGTGCGAGTGTTCCTCCAATGCGTGCGTATTTGAAGTATGTTGGACCCGCTCTGAAAACTATGGCAAATGCTTCCATTGAAGAAGATTTGCCTGAGTCTCTCCGTCTGATGCTTCTGGATAGCGACGGCAATACTATGGGCATCGGCCGTATAAATACCGTCACTGGCGAAATCAAGATGGATGACAATGTTTGGTTCGACATGAAGGGTCGCAAGATGAACCACAAGCCCACCGTCAAGGGCACCTACTACAACAAGGGTCAAAAGGTTATTATTAAGTAAGGGGACTATGAAAATGATTAAGAAAGAATACGAAGCTCCGAAGATGGACATTGTTGATTTGAAGATGGAAGCTCCCTTGCTTGGCGCTTCTGACGGTCCCGAAGGCGTTACCGAATACGATGACGAATTCGGCTGCAACTACAATCCGGAAATGGATCGTAAGGCATAATAAAACTGGATGAGTAGTTCTCTGTACAAAGTTGCGGGTCACGTTTTCTCGATCGCATTCGAGAACGAGGCTCTGGCTGCGGAAATGCTTCCGCTGATGGGGAACTACATGCCGTTTCAGGTGGAGGCTGGCGCTGGCCTTGACCATACATTCGATTTGAAGGTCGTCGCAGATGCACTGGGCTCTGCAGGCGGCCTTTTTGATTACGTGGTGGAGACCAGTCAGGAAGACGAAGGTCAGACCATCGTTTGCGGGCACACTTTCGACGGCAAGGCTGTTTTCGATTTCAAGTTCGGCGACAAGCCTGCGGGCCTGCTGATCTGCTCCAATGAATACCGCCAGGCGGAACTTCACTTGTGCGCAACCTTCCGCAAGGCTGGCCTGGATAACGCCCTGATGGTGCTTTACGCCTTGGCTACGGCCCGTTTGAATACGGTGCTGTTCCATGCCGCGGTGGTGAGCAAGGATGGCAAAGGCTACATGTTCCTGGGCAAGAGCGGTACCGGCAAGAGTACCCACGCACGCCTATGGCTCAACAACATCGCCGAAACGGAACTGGTAAACGACGACAATCCTGTGGTCCGTATGCAGCCCGATGGCGCCTGGGTTTACGGCTCTCCCTGGAGCGGAAAGACTCCCTGCTACAAGGATTTGGCAATGCCGCTGGGCGGTGTGGTTTTGCTGAGTCAGGCTCCCCACAACAAGATTGCCCGCCTGGGTGGCTTGCAGGCTTATGCTGCCATCGTCCCCAGCATTTCCGGCAAGCGCTGGGACGCTTCCATTGCCGACGGCCTTCACGATACGGAAAACAAGATGGCTCAGACCGTTCCTACCTATTACCTGGAATGTCTGCCCGACGCCGCTGCCGCTGAACTCTGCTGCAAGACCGTCAAGGCTTAAGTTTCCGCGCTGTAAAAATCTCCGCGACTTTAAATCATCGCGCTGTTTTCGCGATTCGCTAATCTCAAACAAAATTTTTTGTGTATTTTCGATGTATGACCTTCCTGCTTGTTGTCATATACGTCGCCTTTATCGGCCTGGGTCTCCCGGATACCATTCTGGGGGCGGCTTGGCCTTTGATGCAGGAAGACTTGAATGCGCCTCTTTCGGCGGCGGGGCTCCTCTCCATAATCGTTAGCATTGGAACTATCATTTCCAGCCTGATTACGCCAACGTTGATCCGCAAACTGGGCACGGGCAAACTGGTGGCCTTTAGCATTTGCTGTACGGCCGCAGCGACGGCAGGTTACGGCTTTGCGACGGAATTCTGGATGATGTGCCTCTGGGCAATTCCCATGGGCCTTGGGGCTGGAGCCATCGACGTGGCCTTGAATAATTTTGCGGCCATCCATCTGGAATCGAAACACACCAACTGGTTGCACGCTAGCTGGGGAATCGGGGCATGTCTTGGTCCTGCGATTTTGTCTGCATCAGTATTTGTGGGGGCAGGCTGGCGCGGTGCCTACGAACTGAATGCGGTGCTGCTGGGAGCCATCGTGTTGATGATGCTTGCGGCGCTGCCTCTGTGGAAACGTTATGAAACTCCGAAATCCCGCGACGAAAACGGGCGCGGTGTAAACGAAAACGGACGCGGTGGAACGAACGCAGGTAGGCGAGGTGATAAAACCGGCGCTTCCTCGGACAAGGATATTTCCTTGCGTGCGGCTCTCCGCGTTCCGGGAATGAAACTTTCCTTCTTGACTTTCTTCTTTTATTCTGCGTTGGAAATTTCCACCAGCCTTTGGTGCGGCACCTACTTGGTTGCCCGCGGTTTTTCTCCTGAGATCGGGGCGTTGGCGGTTTCCCTGATGTTCGCCTCTGTGATGATCGGCCGCGTACTCAGCGGTTTCTTTGCCATCAAGTTTACGGACATGCGCTTGGTCCATGCTGGCATTGCCATCGTGATTGCAGGCTGCTTTGCTCTGGTGTTGCCGTTGCCCTTGTGGTTCACTCCCGTTTGCATTTGCCTGCTGGGCCTGGGCTGCGCACCTGTTTATCCTTCCTTGATCCATGCGACGCCTGCCCGCTTCGGTGAGGAACTTTCTGGCCGCGCCATCGGTATTCAGATGGCTGGTTCCTACGTGGGTGCTGTGCTGATGCCTCCTGCCTTCGGTTTTATTGCGTCCAAATTCTCTGTAATGTTGTGGCCTGTGGCCTTGGCCATTTTTGTGGATTGCCTTTTGGCCTGCGTGTGGCTATTGGATTACGTGACCCGCAAAAAGCTGAACAACGCTTTTGCTACCGAACGGATTATGGATGTATTGCATCAGGTGGAAGAAATGAATGCCGCCCGCAACCGCCTTCGCAAGGAACGCCGCCGTGCCAAGCGAAAAGCTAAACTTTTGCAACAACAGAAGGCTCGTCGTAAAACCCGTTAGAAAATAATCCTTTATCTTAAATTATCCTTAGGAAGTGTAATTTTTTGTTGACAACGCTATTTTCGGATCCAAACCGAGAACGGTGAACTTATATTTGTCTCAGAAGTTTTGCGCTTGTTAGGAGAATCTATGATTAAGGTACTTTTTGTATTTTTTCTTTTTATTGTGTCCTGCAGTGATACGGTAAATAACACCACCACCAATGTGTCTACGATTGAATCCGATACGAGTGGTGATTTGTACGTTTATGCTAAGGATGCGGTCTCTGGAGAACTAATATCTGACGCCGAATATAGTGCTCCTGCTATTGATGATTCCTCTCTTGTCGCTTACGGTGATAAAGGTGTACGTTTCCAGGATCTCCCTGTTGGTGAAAATTATGCTGTTTATGTCTCTGCAGAAGACTATGCTTCTGTTGTTTGCAATGCGTCCATTAAGTTCTCTGACAATGTGACTAGCCCCAATATGAGTTTTGTTGACAACACCACGCTTGAAGTGAAAATGCGTAAGTTGTCATCAAAATTGAAG
Coding sequences within:
- a CDS encoding MFS transporter, translated to MTFLLVVIYVAFIGLGLPDTILGAAWPLMQEDLNAPLSAAGLLSIIVSIGTIISSLITPTLIRKLGTGKLVAFSICCTAAATAGYGFATEFWMMCLWAIPMGLGAGAIDVALNNFAAIHLESKHTNWLHASWGIGACLGPAILSASVFVGAGWRGAYELNAVLLGAIVLMMLAALPLWKRYETPKSRDENGRGVNENGRGGTNAGRRGDKTGASSDKDISLRAALRVPGMKLSFLTFFFYSALEISTSLWCGTYLVARGFSPEIGALAVSLMFASVMIGRVLSGFFAIKFTDMRLVHAGIAIVIAGCFALVLPLPLWFTPVCICLLGLGCAPVYPSLIHATPARFGEELSGRAIGIQMAGSYVGAVLMPPAFGFIASKFSVMLWPVALAIFVDCLLACVWLLDYVTRKKLNNAFATERIMDVLHQVEEMNAARNRLRKERRRAKRKAKLLQQQKARRKTR